A stretch of Paenibacillus sp. URB8-2 DNA encodes these proteins:
- a CDS encoding DUF4321 domain-containing protein, whose product MKKKNIGTLLLFLILGWLAGSWIARLLQPVKALSFLTKSTLIKWSPQADLDIISYDITIRLKLCLLSLVGIIIAVWLYRRK is encoded by the coding sequence ATGAAGAAGAAAAATATAGGTACGCTTCTGTTGTTTCTGATTCTGGGCTGGCTGGCCGGCTCCTGGATCGCCAGGCTGCTGCAGCCGGTTAAAGCTCTGTCGTTCCTGACAAAGTCAACTTTGATCAAATGGTCGCCGCAAGCCGACTTGGACATCATCAGCTATGACATTACGATTCGGTTGAAGCTATGTCTGCTCAGTCTGGTCGGCATTATTATAGCCGTTTGGCTGTACCGCAGAAAATAG